The Balneola vulgaris DSM 17893 DNA window TATTGTGTAGAACACGATATCCCTGCTTATGATGCATACACTCACGAAGGCTTCATGCGTCATCTCATGATCAGGAATGCTCATCATACCGAAGATTTTATGGTGAACATTGTAACGAATGCTGATGAACCATCTATCATTCAGCCATTAGCAGATGCACTGCTTAAAGAATTCCCAATTATATCCACTATCATAAATAACATAAACGATACTAAAAGCCCAACATCTGTAGGTCGTATTCAAAAAGTACTGCACGGACCAGGATATATAGTTGATAAAATTGGTGGCCATAGCTTTAAAATTCATCCAAACGCATTCTTTCAAACGAATACGCTGCAAGCTGAACATTTATATGAAGTGGCAAGGAATTATGCCGATTTACAAGATGGAGATGTGGTTTACGATCTCTATTGTGGTGTAGGCACCTTAAGCTTATTTATGAGCGAAAAAGCCCATAAGGTGTTAGGTATTGAGTTGGTTGAGGTGGCAGTTGAAAACGCCAAATTCAACGCCGAAGAGAACAAGGTAGATAATGTTTCTTTTGTGCAAGGCGATATGAAGGATGTATTTACTGAAGAAATGGTGGAGGAATTCGGTGCTCCTGATGTTCTCATAACTGATCCCCCTCGTGTGGGAATGCACCCGGATGTTGTAGAACGTCTTAAACAACTGAAAGTACCTCGCTTGGTTTATGTAAGCTGTAATAGCTCTACTATGGCTCGTGATTTACAAGAACTTTCTGAAGTGTACGAGGTGCTAGAAGTCCAGCCTGTGGATATGTTTCCTCAAACCTATCATGTGGAAGCTGTAGCCAAATTACGACTCAAATCTTCTTAATGAAATGAGAGTGCTCCTATCTATTTTTATAATGGGAGCATTCTCCATTTCCGTTGAAGCACAGCATGAACCCGTTTACGACTTTAATGCCTATAAAGAATCGGCTATTTCTGTCGGTTACCTTTATAGTTTTGGAGAACCTCATTCCAAGTCTTTTCATCTGCTTGATTTTAGATTCGAGAAATCGAGGTTTGGTGGACGGCATCCAAATTTTATAAACTGGAGTTCAGGGGTCATTCTTTCAGCAAACACTACTGAACTGCTCTTTGCACCCGTAGTTGGTTCAAGAATCTCTTATGGGGGTATCGTCACGGGTATCGACCTTTTTTACCTAACCAATACTGAAGAAGGCACTCTTCGATTAGCTCCTGTTTTAGGTTTTGGTGCTCATAAAGTGCAGATTGCAATTCAACCACACATTCGCATTTCAAATAAATCATTTGAACCCATCAGTCGTGGTCACTTTGTGATAAACATGAAATTGTTTTCTCTCAAAAAACAAACCCTTCACTGAATTGTATCTTGTTTAGATTGATATTTTTGAAGACTTTCAGCCTTCAAATTTTATCTATTTTATATGTTTTCAAATACATTTCGCCTCTCTCTCCTTCTATTTAGTTTTTTGATAATTACCTGCACTCAGATGAAGTCAGAACGAATTATCATCACGAATGCAAAAGTATACACCTTAGCTTGGGATGACCCCGCTTTAGATGGTACCCCCGCTAACAATGCCCCCTTCCAAAATGGAAAATGGATTGCCGATGCTGAAGCTATTGTAATTGAAGACAATGAAATTCTATTTGTAGGCACTAACAGCGAAGCATTGAGCTACAAACACGAACATACATCTATCGTTGATGTTCAAGGTTCTACTGTGATTCCTGGTTTAGTAGACTCCCATGCCCACCCCTATTATTTTGGAGAAGATTTAGGGAAAATTGATTTAACAGGTATCAGCGATAAAACAGTACTCTTGAATACCTTAAAAGCGAAGGCAGGTGATGTAGCCGAAGGTGAATGGGTGTTGGGTTTTGGCTATGATGAGGGGAATCTTTCGGTTGATAAACTACCAACCAAATCAGAACTATCTGAAGTATTCCCCAACAACCCGGTATTTGTGATTGGTACTCACGGTTTCACTTCCATTGCGAATGAGAAAGCACTAGAATTAGCCAATATCAACGCGCAAACTGAAGCACCAGTGGGTGGTGAAATCAAGAAAGATGAAAATGGGGATCCAAACGGAATATTTGTAAATAATGCAGCTGAGCTAATTGAGGAAATTCTACCTACTAAAACAGATGAAGACTATAAAGAAATTGCTCTGTATGGCATGAAAGTGTTAGCTGAATCAGGATATACCGCATGGCATGATGCGGGTACTAATAGTAATTATATGAGAGCCTTTTTGACTCTTGAAAAAGAGAATAAAGCCCAACTAAGAGTATATACCATGATTCAAGCCACGGATACCCTGTTAATGCAGGAATGGCTTGCTAAAGGCCCCGTTGTTAATACCCGAGTCATGGTTTCGGTTAATGCCGTGAAAGCCTATTACGATGCCTCTTTGGGACAACGGGGAGCATTGATGATAGATGATTACTCCGACAAAGCTGGGCATCGCGGTGTGAGTGGCGATGATTATGGTTTTGATCAAGATTTGGTTGCTCAAATGATGAAAAAGGGATTCCAAGTGGGTATTCATGCAATTGGTGATGCCGGCAACAGAGACATGTTAGATTTTTATGCTTCTGTATTTGAGCAGAACCCATCACTTAAAAACAATCGGTATCGCATTGAACACGCTCAAGTGGTTCACCCTGATGACTTTCAGAAGTTCAAAGATTTGAACCTAATAGTATCTATGGAACCACCACATATGGCGGAAGACATGAATTGGGCCGAAGACAGAGTGGGCAGTGAACGTATTAAAGGGGCTTATGCTTGGCGTACCTTTAGAGAACATGAGGTCCCAATCACCTTTAATTCTGATCTTACAGGTTCCGATCATAATATCTTTTATGGATTGTACGCCGCAATCACTCGTAAAAATAAGAACCGCGAACCCGAAGGTGGTTGGTATGCTGAACAGAAATTAAGTGCTGAAGAAGCCTTAAGAGCATATACCACTTGGTCGGCTTACGCTGCTTTTAAAGAAGAGGTAAAAGGAACCATCGAAGTGGGTAAACTAGCCGATTTAACAATCATGAATATCGATGTATTAAATGTGGGAGAACAAAATCCAGAGGCTCTTTGGGATGGGCAAATACTTGGTACTATAGTGAATGGCAAGTGGGTGTATTCAACCTTTAATTAACTACGAGTATTCATTTAATTCATGAAATCAGAAAATGCAGATTATGATCGCATTGCTAGCAATTTGAGAAACCCCGAGGGTGAATACGGGTTAGAAATTGCAGATATGATGAATGAGACCAATGCTGGAATGATTCATAATACATTGAATCAGTTAGCCCTGAATGAGCACCAATCTGTATTAGAATTGGGTCCTGGAAATGGACGGCATTGCCTGGACTTGTTAAGAAACTTCCCTTCTCTTAGCTACAAAGGATTAGATATTTCTGAGACCATGATTGCAAAAGCACAGAGCCTTAATGCAGTGTTTGTAGAATCGGGAAATGCAGAATTTATACAGTATGATGGTACTCATTTCCCTTTCAAAGACCAGTTTTTTGATCATATATTTACAGTGAATACGATTTATTTTTGGGAGCATCCGTCACCATTAGCACAAGAGATTTATAGAGTATGTAAGCCTAATGCAAAATTGGCAATATGCTATGCGGATGCTGAGTTCATGAAAACACTCCCCTTCACCCAAAAAGGGTATACTTACTATCAATGCAGTGAAGTAGAAGAACTTTTATCAACTGCTGGCTTCAGAAACATCACTCATGAGCAACATGCTGAAGAAGTAATTGCCAAAGATGGCACCCCAACACAGCGAACATATTATATCACAACTGCTCATCGGTAAAAGAAGCATGGATCATGTGCAGTTTGTTTTCCATTCCTTCACAAAAAACTAAGAATTCATTACCTCCGTCTTTCAAGCGGTATTTCTTTTTCACGTCATTAGCACCCATAAGGTAGTTTCGACAAATCACATTAATTTGACCATTGGGGGCCAACTTCCGAATTAGCTTTTTGTCGGGTTTATAAACTCCCAACACTTTTAAGGCCTTACCCGGAAAGTTTTTAATGAGGCGTTCAGAAGTGTATAAATGTGTATTTGGATGAACTTTAGCTATATCGAATGACGTCCCCACTGTGGAGAAAGCCCCAGCCTTCATGATGGCGGAATTTGGTTCGTATAGATAATCGAGAACTTGATCATAAGTCGGTATTGCTTCTTGTTCATCGT harbors:
- the rlmD gene encoding 23S rRNA (uracil(1939)-C(5))-methyltransferase RlmD; amino-acid sequence: MALKKGQEVTLTITGAAFKGKGVGKVDGMAVFVHGTAPGDTVRGRIIKKKKSFCEAKLLEIIEPSTDRIEPLCQHANVCGGCSWQHLPYAKQAEYKGQQVEDHVRRIAGLSETKVHPTLACDQELYYRNKMEYSFSTRRWLTEAEIQSDEFVDDSAFAAGLHAPGRFDKILNLNECHLQRKESFAILDYVRSYCVEHDIPAYDAYTHEGFMRHLMIRNAHHTEDFMVNIVTNADEPSIIQPLADALLKEFPIISTIINNINDTKSPTSVGRIQKVLHGPGYIVDKIGGHSFKIHPNAFFQTNTLQAEHLYEVARNYADLQDGDVVYDLYCGVGTLSLFMSEKAHKVLGIELVEVAVENAKFNAEENKVDNVSFVQGDMKDVFTEEMVEEFGAPDVLITDPPRVGMHPDVVERLKQLKVPRLVYVSCNSSTMARDLQELSEVYEVLEVQPVDMFPQTYHVEAVAKLRLKSS
- a CDS encoding amidohydrolase, with protein sequence MKSERIIITNAKVYTLAWDDPALDGTPANNAPFQNGKWIADAEAIVIEDNEILFVGTNSEALSYKHEHTSIVDVQGSTVIPGLVDSHAHPYYFGEDLGKIDLTGISDKTVLLNTLKAKAGDVAEGEWVLGFGYDEGNLSVDKLPTKSELSEVFPNNPVFVIGTHGFTSIANEKALELANINAQTEAPVGGEIKKDENGDPNGIFVNNAAELIEEILPTKTDEDYKEIALYGMKVLAESGYTAWHDAGTNSNYMRAFLTLEKENKAQLRVYTMIQATDTLLMQEWLAKGPVVNTRVMVSVNAVKAYYDASLGQRGALMIDDYSDKAGHRGVSGDDYGFDQDLVAQMMKKGFQVGIHAIGDAGNRDMLDFYASVFEQNPSLKNNRYRIEHAQVVHPDDFQKFKDLNLIVSMEPPHMAEDMNWAEDRVGSERIKGAYAWRTFREHEVPITFNSDLTGSDHNIFYGLYAAITRKNKNREPEGGWYAEQKLSAEEALRAYTTWSAYAAFKEEVKGTIEVGKLADLTIMNIDVLNVGEQNPEALWDGQILGTIVNGKWVYSTFN
- a CDS encoding class I SAM-dependent methyltransferase, which codes for MKSENADYDRIASNLRNPEGEYGLEIADMMNETNAGMIHNTLNQLALNEHQSVLELGPGNGRHCLDLLRNFPSLSYKGLDISETMIAKAQSLNAVFVESGNAEFIQYDGTHFPFKDQFFDHIFTVNTIYFWEHPSPLAQEIYRVCKPNAKLAICYADAEFMKTLPFTQKGYTYYQCSEVEELLSTAGFRNITHEQHAEEVIAKDGTPTQRTYYITTAHR